The following nucleotide sequence is from Zea mays cultivar B73 chromosome 1, Zm-B73-REFERENCE-NAM-5.0, whole genome shotgun sequence.
GTGTAACTTCCAACCCAATTAGCCAGGGATTTGGTCCAGTTTGACACCAGTGGTGAATGAGCCGTTATTATTTTTGAAGGCAACATATTTTCATCATTGAGCATTCTACATTACTGTGTAACCAGGACCACCTCCACCTTCTGGAACTGTCCACTCGATGTTCTGCTTTGGATCTTTGATGTCGCAAGCCTGAAGATACAGTGAACAAGTAAATTAGCTTGGATGGCCCAGCAGAGGCTAAAAGAGGGAGTTTCTCCAGAAAGGAAGAGCAAGTCCTAAGAAGCTCAAAGTCGTCACCATCAAGGCCACACGAAACAATTGTGATTAATCAACCAAGAAACAGCATCCTGGTTATTGAATATCTTAGCATCGATAGTGTCCATTCGTGCATAGCATAATTATCAATATCGAAAGGCTAGATCTATTCTGTTTCTGTCTATGGTAAAGTGAATGGAGACTAGTATTCTTTTCGGCCATTGCAGACCTTGGAGCACAATGCATACACAGAAGCTAAAGATACAAATTTTCATGCACATACCGACTAGGTGACTAAAAAATCCCACCCACAACAAAAAGTTTACCTTGCAATGAAGACAATTCTGTGCATTTATATGAAGCTTTGGGTCACCTTTCTCATCAGAGATATATCTACATGAAAACAGACACAGTAGTGATCAGAAAACTCTTGGCCACTAAAGCTTTGAGTCATTGATGCATGAAGGGAGCAACGGGAATTCAACAAGGAGTGGCTAGTTTACGTACTCGTAAACCCGGGCTGGGCAATAGCGTGATTCTGGCGCTGCATACAGTGCAACATTTACTCGTTCGGGTACTGTAGGATCCCTCAAGCGGAGATGAGGCGGCTGATCATGCTCATGGTTTGTATTGCTCCTGTCCCAAAGGAATGATGGATGGAGAGAAATACATATTGAAAAGATGTTCTGGTAAATCGATTCTAGACTACCATATACAGGCTGAAGTAATTGTTAGATCAGAAAAATAAATGTTTGGTTATGATTATTTAGGTAAATCTCAGTCACAAATTTAGGTAACCAACTCTATAACAATAATGTCATGTTAGACACAGCTAAAGCATTTAGCATACTTGTTATCCCATGAAGTGCAAAGCAGTAGTCAACAAGCACAAATATGGAGAGCATAAAAAGTAAAAAAAAAAACTCTTGCTGCAGGCATTACCTGTATAAAGATGTTGGGACATCAAATGTTATATGTCCATCTGGTTTAGGATATTGAATAGGCGCATGCAGATTGGCCGTCTGTCCACAATGAAGTCTTTTGTCACTCTCAGTGGCAACAAAATGAGACTGACACGCATTCGAATGTTTTGTTTCAAACAAAAGCAGTTATCACTATGAGCAACAGCAGCACTGCAGACTCACGTCTGTTGCTTCATGATCGGGTCTCCCATGCTTCAATGTATAAGGTGACTTCCCTTTGAATATGTAGCTAAAAGTTAAAAGTATAGACATGACTCAGTGAATGGAATAGAAATATATCAATGACTAATCTCAGGTAATTTTCTTAACAGGGACCTCACCGTTCCAGTGCAGACAAAACCATACCCGGAATTAATCCGTATTCAAATGCCTGGAAGAAAAAAGTAATAAATACACATTCAACTTAGTATGTTCAGAAAAAGATAAGCGGATTTGCCTTCTTTCCCCTGTCAGCTTACAGAACTAGATATTTAACCAGATACCAAAGCTAAGTTTGTTTGAAAAAATCAACCATAAAATAACCACATACTGGTCTATAATTCCTagctttatgaagttcttcccatatCCATGACTTCTTGAGGTTCTCCCAGTACAGTTCCATCGAAGATCCTTCAACGAGGGACTTGAAAGTTGCTTCCGCCGCAAGCATACCTTTTTTACACATTCATCCCTTTAGTACAAGGCTTATCAATAAGCTACTCCAGTCAACTATATATGATGTTAGGACACGATAATTAGCGCAGTGTTCTAAACTTCTAATATCATTTACTGTTGACTAAGATGAAGTCCAAAACTAGTATTTCGCCAAAAATATTTAACACGATTTCAAAATATAATTAGAAAAGAATGAGCACTGAAAAAGGATGTCAAGCAAAAGACAGCGGTGATGGGCAGAGATATAACATCAACCATGAAGCCAAGTTAAGCAAATGGTACAATTAAGTTATCCAGAAGCTTTAGTGAAATTACAAACAAAGTAACATTTGAGTAGAAAGATACCTGATTTCATAGCTGTATGGGTTCCTTTTATTTTGGGAACATTTAGAAATCCTGCAGAGCATCCAATAATTGCACCTCCAGGGAAAATTGGATATGGTATTGACTGAAATTTTACATGAGCCCATCATTATcatatttttttctcgaacacaaaAAACGATTTGAGTATCATTTCATAGAtaaaagagaagagaagagaagagaagaagaCATGGTGAAAAGGAGTCCTCCCACCTGAAGACACACCTAAAACACGAAACTCTAAGGAAAACTAGGAAAAGGCAACCAGCTACCGCAAAACTAAAAGCACACAACAAAAACACAACTTCAAGTGTTGACTTCGCAGACTAGCTTATACTTCAGCTTTCAAAAGTCATATAATGTAGTTAACCATGTTATGAGGTGAAACATTAGTGATATCCAATTATCCATGCACAAGGATTGAATTGAAAGAAAACATGGGTGACAGATAGAGCTTACGTGTGTCTATTTACTACTAAATCGCCAAGTTGAAAAGTCATCTTACCTGGAAACCACCTTCATTGAGAGTACGTGCACCATACTGAATAGCTGTTCCACCTTCCAAAAGTTTTCTAACAGCAGGGTGCTGCTTAAATTTCTGAAATATGATTGCACAATATTTAGAGAAAACTAGGTTCATTCTATTTATTAATTCATAGGAAATCAGTCAGTCTTCTAATATACCCATCCTTAATCTTATGAACAAGATCTCTGAGCGTTCTAAATTGTAACATAAAACTAAACTAGGTAGGGGTACATCAGGAAGGCCCCTCTATTGAAATCTCTATAACATTCTATTACCCTTAAAGAAAGACAAGTGGAGTACTTGACATCAAAATGCATCAACAAAGAAAAACTGCATACCTGGAATTCATCATAGGGACTCAGAAACGGATTTCGATAATTCAACGCAACAACCAGACCAATTGCCAACTGAAAATGAGAGCAAATAATACATTAAGTGCAACCACTTACTGCTTAGCCATCAGTAATCTAAATGTATGAATAAACATTGCAGGAAGTTAGATTATGAAAAGAAACTCAT
It contains:
- the LOC100280392 gene encoding Electron transfer flavoprotein-ubiquinone oxidoreductase, mitochondrial, whose amino-acid sequence is MATKAEELGVEVYPGFAASEILYDENQIVTGVATNDVGIAKDGTKRETFQPGVELRASDFENTGRITLLAEGCRGSLSEKIIRNHKLRERGQGQHQTYALGIKEVWEIEEGKHNPGSVIHTVGWPLDTKTYGGSFLYHLDDRQLAIGLVVALNYRNPFLSPYDEFQKFKQHPAVRKLLEGGTAIQYGARTLNEGGFQSIPYPIFPGGAIIGCSAGFLNVPKIKGTHTAMKSGMLAAEATFKSLVEGSSMELYWENLKKSWIWEELHKARNYRPAFEYGLIPGMVLSALERYIFKGKSPYTLKHGRPDHEATDTANLHAPIQYPKPDGHITFDVPTSLYRSNTNHEHDQPPHLRLRDPTVPERVNVALYAAPESRYCPARVYEYISDEKGDPKLHINAQNCLHCKACDIKDPKQNIEWTVPEGGGGPGYTVM